The Streptomyces pratensis genomic interval TGCGCAGAAGATCGAGAACAACACCCTGGTCGACATCATCCTGTACACCACGCCCGACTGCACCGGACGCCAGAGCGCCTACGTGGCGACCACCTTCAGCGACGCCAACGCCGGGCGCGCCCTGCCCTGGCGCAGCTACCGCTTCGTCCACTGACCGGCGCGGGGCCCGCGTCCGCGCCCTCGGATCAGCGCGGACAGATCCCGGGTCCGCTCACGCCCGTCCCGGGCGATGAGGACGGCCAGGGCGATGAGCAGGGCGGGCATGACCGCGTTCGGCGGATCGAGCAGGGTCAGCTGGACGACGGACGCACCGGCGAACAGCCCGACCAGGGCGATGGCTCCCACTCCCGCGAGCAGCGGTATCAGCAGGGCCAGCGCACCGGCCAGCTCCAGGCCCCCGATGGTGTACATCGCACCGCTGCCCCAGCCCATACGGTCGAACGACTCGACGGCCGACGCGTGGGCGACGAGCTTGGCCACCGCGCTGAAGCCGAGGAACAGCGCGAGGACGACGCGGGCCCCGGTCAGGGCTACGGAGGCCAGGCC includes:
- a CDS encoding DoxX family protein, producing MSETAAPASLAAPHAPSAPRRRGLASVALTGARVVLALFLGFSAVAKLVAHASAVESFDRMGWGSGAMYTIGGLELAGALALLIPLLAGVGAIALVGLFAGASVVQLTLLDPPNAVMPALLIALAVLIARDGRERTRDLSALIRGRGRGPRAGQWTKR